In the Armatimonas rosea genome, one interval contains:
- a CDS encoding macro domain-containing protein: MAPELVWGDICDQPVEVIVNAWNRNIIPWWLLLPQGVSGAIKRHAGYEPFQELARSRPMPLGSAVLTTAGLLPYKGIIHVAGINLAWRASEFSIRESVKNAMVVVNEKGFESVAFPVIGAGSGSFNTERALEIMLAALAEIDTNAQVLVVRWPRTSAAEK; encoded by the coding sequence ATGGCACCCGAGCTGGTCTGGGGGGATATCTGCGATCAGCCCGTAGAGGTGATCGTCAATGCCTGGAACCGAAATATCATTCCCTGGTGGCTCCTGCTGCCCCAGGGAGTCTCCGGCGCGATCAAGCGCCACGCCGGCTACGAGCCGTTTCAAGAGCTTGCACGTTCTAGGCCCATGCCCCTCGGCTCGGCCGTGCTCACCACGGCCGGACTCCTGCCCTACAAGGGGATTATCCATGTCGCCGGGATCAACCTCGCCTGGCGGGCGAGCGAGTTCTCAATCCGTGAGTCTGTGAAAAACGCGATGGTGGTGGTCAACGAGAAAGGCTTTGAGTCGGTTGCCTTCCCTGTGATCGGCGCAGGTTCTGGGAGCTTTAACACAGAACGGGCACTGGAGATTATGCTTGCCGCCCTTGCCGAGATCGATACAAATGCTCAGGTTTTGGTCGTGCGCTGGCCTAGGACCAGCGCTGCCGAAAAATAG
- a CDS encoding DUF1549 and DUF1553 domain-containing protein, translated as MTNTQLRAGLLLTLTALVVGAAQLGPRARASTKAAVPQFLRDVSPILDKKGCSVAACHGKFGGRGGLQLSLLTLTPADDFEPLVRGGRGRRVNLLEPEKSLLLMKATNKTPHSGGERFAVGSPEYRTIRDWIAAGAPFNEANDASLTKLTVSPAQVTLSKVGQKVPLKVVASFSDGTTRDVTAQANYETSDPAVVAVDDKGVMTGKRWGGAAVVVRYLGTVHSASLTLPREDKTPYPKLAQGNLIDDLVYANLKRLNVQPSRLTNDSEFLRRVSLDLRGILPSVQESTAFLADKTPDKRAKLIDTFLDSPEFVDMRVLRLGDMLRVHPRNLGNNISGERSAAIFTEWLKDCVSQNLPYDQFVKQLLMARGSSYTNGPTNFYKIDRNPDERMETTAQAFLGQRMACARCHKHPFDRWTTDDYWNFAAFMGRVGTRNGNLDGESEIFYSPGGRVTNQSVTGRNRGKDAPPTLLGTGAPLDPELLRPGRRGDGPDLVALLSDWVTSRENPYFAKATVNRIWSHYLGRGVVHPVDDMRATTPASVPGLLEALAKDFVDHKYDTKHLIRTILSSRTYQTSSEVNPTNALDNQFFSHFYPRPMLGQVLLDNLNLATGSTERFGDFPTDTRATQLTLPSNSFFMDCFGRSQREFLAELEPKNEPTLVQVLHVLNSPYVDQKIRAGNGTVATLVRDKALSNEDIIKKLYQSTLSRLPSPTELAAAVKHLTSSPKRDEAVQDLMWALISSREFYFVS; from the coding sequence ATGACCAACACTCAGCTTCGTGCGGGGCTCCTGCTCACGCTGACAGCACTCGTGGTAGGAGCGGCGCAGCTCGGGCCTCGTGCACGGGCTAGTACCAAGGCGGCGGTGCCTCAGTTCCTACGCGATGTGTCCCCGATCCTCGACAAAAAAGGCTGCTCGGTCGCGGCCTGCCACGGTAAGTTCGGCGGACGTGGTGGTCTCCAGCTCTCCCTGCTCACGCTGACCCCCGCCGATGACTTCGAGCCTCTCGTGCGCGGCGGGCGCGGACGGCGTGTCAATCTTTTAGAGCCCGAGAAGAGCCTGCTTCTCATGAAGGCTACCAACAAGACCCCTCACTCGGGCGGTGAGCGCTTCGCGGTGGGCTCGCCGGAGTACCGCACGATCCGGGACTGGATCGCGGCGGGCGCTCCGTTCAATGAAGCAAACGATGCCAGCCTCACCAAGCTCACGGTGAGCCCGGCTCAGGTAACCCTTTCCAAGGTAGGCCAAAAGGTGCCGCTCAAGGTGGTCGCCAGCTTCTCCGATGGCACGACCCGCGATGTGACCGCCCAAGCGAACTACGAGACCAGCGATCCGGCGGTGGTCGCGGTCGACGATAAGGGCGTGATGACCGGCAAGCGCTGGGGCGGTGCTGCCGTGGTGGTGCGCTACCTGGGGACGGTCCACTCGGCATCGCTGACCCTTCCCCGTGAGGACAAGACTCCCTACCCCAAGCTCGCACAAGGCAACCTGATCGATGATCTGGTCTATGCCAACCTCAAGCGGCTCAATGTCCAGCCGTCGCGCCTCACCAACGACTCCGAGTTTCTGCGCCGCGTCTCACTGGACCTGCGCGGAATCCTCCCGTCGGTGCAAGAGAGCACGGCCTTCCTCGCCGACAAGACCCCGGACAAGCGCGCAAAGCTGATCGACACGTTCCTGGACTCCCCCGAGTTTGTGGACATGCGTGTCCTGCGGCTCGGAGACATGCTGCGTGTCCATCCGCGCAACCTGGGAAACAACATCAGCGGCGAGCGGAGCGCGGCGATCTTCACCGAGTGGCTCAAGGACTGTGTCAGCCAGAACCTCCCCTACGACCAGTTTGTCAAGCAGCTCCTGATGGCGCGTGGCTCCAGCTACACCAACGGCCCCACCAACTTCTACAAGATCGACCGCAACCCCGACGAGCGCATGGAGACGACGGCGCAGGCGTTTCTGGGCCAGCGCATGGCCTGTGCCCGCTGCCACAAGCACCCCTTTGACCGCTGGACCACCGACGACTACTGGAACTTTGCGGCCTTCATGGGGCGGGTGGGAACGCGCAATGGCAACCTCGACGGTGAGTCGGAGATCTTCTATAGCCCGGGTGGGCGGGTCACCAACCAGAGCGTGACCGGACGAAACCGGGGAAAAGACGCTCCCCCCACGCTGCTGGGAACAGGCGCCCCCCTCGACCCCGAGCTCCTGCGCCCCGGCCGTCGCGGCGATGGCCCTGATCTCGTCGCGCTTCTCTCCGACTGGGTGACCAGCCGCGAGAACCCCTACTTTGCCAAGGCGACCGTCAACCGCATCTGGAGCCATTATCTTGGACGCGGCGTGGTCCACCCGGTCGATGACATGCGCGCCACCACGCCCGCCTCCGTTCCTGGCCTGCTGGAGGCCCTCGCCAAGGACTTTGTCGACCACAAGTACGATACCAAGCACCTGATTCGCACGATCCTCAGCTCTCGAACCTACCAGACATCAAGCGAGGTCAATCCCACCAACGCGCTCGACAACCAGTTCTTCAGCCACTTCTACCCCCGTCCCATGCTCGGGCAGGTGCTCCTCGACAACCTGAACCTCGCCACGGGCAGCACCGAGCGCTTCGGCGACTTCCCCACCGACACCCGCGCCACCCAGCTCACCCTTCCCAGCAACTCGTTCTTCATGGACTGCTTCGGCCGCTCCCAGCGAGAGTTCCTCGCCGAGCTAGAGCCCAAGAATGAGCCAACCCTAGTGCAAGTGCTCCACGTGCTGAACTCGCCCTATGTTGATCAGAAGATCCGGGCGGGCAATGGGACAGTCGCAACCCTGGTCCGCGACAAGGCACTCTCCAACGAGGACATCATCAAGAAGCTCTACCAGTCCACCCTCAGCCGCCTCCCCAGCCCGACCGAGCTCGCCGCCGCCGTGAAGCACCTCACCAGCAGCCCCAAGCGCGACGAAGCCGTACAAGACCTGATGTGGGCCCTGATCTCCTCGCGTGAGTTCTACTTTGTCAGCTAG
- the lhgO gene encoding L-2-hydroxyglutarate oxidase — protein MFDYAVIGGGIVGLATLVELGKRHPTARLLLVEKEDRWAAHQTGHNSGVIHSGIYYKPGSAKARMAVAGARRMVEFCQQHGVAHERCGKLIVASHPDELPRLETLAERALANGVPVERLGPERLTDYEPAVRGVGGLWVAQTGIIDYRQVTEALADQAREQGAELCRSTKVTGLTRTTDSVVLETTRGSFESRFVINCAGLYSDKVAELAGAQPGAKIVPFRGEYYELVPERRGLVRGLIYPVPNPSFPFLGVHFTRMIDGSVHAGPNAVLALAREGYKKSDLQLGELWETLTYPAFWRLAVRHGDEGLREIARSLSKALFVRSMQTLIPEIRPEDVIPAGAGVRAQALRDDGQLVDDFLFVRGERQLHVCNAPSPAATASLEIAREIVAQLAN, from the coding sequence ATGTTCGACTACGCCGTTATTGGGGGGGGCATTGTCGGGCTGGCGACTCTGGTCGAGCTGGGTAAGCGCCACCCAACGGCACGCCTGCTCCTCGTCGAGAAAGAAGACCGCTGGGCGGCGCACCAGACCGGGCACAACTCTGGGGTGATCCACTCGGGAATCTACTACAAGCCCGGCAGTGCCAAGGCGCGGATGGCGGTCGCCGGGGCCAGGCGGATGGTGGAGTTCTGCCAGCAACACGGAGTCGCCCACGAGCGCTGTGGCAAGCTCATTGTCGCCTCCCACCCCGACGAGCTCCCCCGGCTAGAGACCCTGGCTGAGCGCGCTCTCGCCAATGGTGTCCCAGTCGAGCGGCTTGGCCCAGAGCGCCTCACCGACTACGAGCCTGCCGTGCGTGGGGTCGGGGGGCTCTGGGTTGCCCAGACCGGGATTATCGACTACCGCCAGGTCACCGAGGCCCTGGCCGACCAAGCACGCGAACAGGGAGCGGAGCTCTGCCGAAGCACCAAGGTCACGGGGCTCACCCGAACCACCGACTCGGTCGTGCTAGAGACAACCCGAGGGAGCTTTGAGAGCCGCTTCGTGATCAACTGCGCAGGACTCTATAGCGATAAAGTGGCGGAGCTTGCCGGCGCACAGCCCGGAGCAAAGATCGTTCCCTTTCGAGGAGAGTACTACGAGCTCGTCCCCGAGCGCCGTGGGCTCGTCCGCGGGCTAATCTACCCTGTCCCGAACCCCAGCTTCCCCTTCCTCGGGGTGCATTTTACGCGGATGATCGACGGCAGCGTCCACGCGGGGCCCAATGCTGTGCTGGCGCTGGCGCGGGAGGGCTACAAAAAATCCGATCTCCAGCTCGGCGAGCTCTGGGAGACCCTGACCTACCCCGCGTTCTGGCGGCTCGCGGTGCGGCACGGCGACGAAGGCCTGCGGGAGATCGCTCGCTCGCTCAGCAAGGCTCTCTTTGTGCGCTCAATGCAGACTCTGATCCCGGAGATTCGACCCGAGGACGTTATCCCGGCGGGGGCAGGGGTGCGTGCCCAAGCCCTCCGCGACGACGGCCAATTGGTCGATGACTTTCTCTTTGTGCGGGGGGAGCGCCAGCTTCATGTCTGCAACGCCCCCTCACCCGCCGCGACTGCCTCTCTGGAGATCGCCCGAGAGATTGTCGCGCAGCTCGCAAACTAA
- a CDS encoding 3-keto-disaccharide hydrolase, whose translation MRQTEPRIVDPGPLGGPPSDAIVLFDGKNMSAFRGERSPEPRWKLENGVLETTNFGGIFSKQEFGDCQLHVEWASPSTVKGDGQGRGNSGVYLMGRYEIQVLDSYNNKTYFNGQAGAFYGHNAPLVNACRKPGEWQAYDIIFHAPKQLPDGKVQPGSFTVLHNGVLIQDNIPVTGEPTTSAPLKGIAAKGPLYLQDHGNPVRFRNIWVRPL comes from the coding sequence ATGCGACAAACCGAGCCCCGTATCGTCGATCCCGGTCCCCTTGGTGGGCCACCCTCCGATGCCATCGTCCTCTTTGACGGCAAGAACATGAGCGCCTTTCGTGGCGAGCGTAGCCCCGAGCCGCGCTGGAAGCTAGAAAACGGAGTGCTGGAGACCACCAACTTTGGGGGGATTTTCTCCAAGCAAGAGTTTGGCGACTGCCAGCTCCATGTCGAGTGGGCCTCCCCTAGCACGGTCAAGGGCGACGGCCAAGGGCGCGGCAACAGTGGGGTCTACCTCATGGGCCGCTACGAGATCCAGGTGCTCGACTCCTACAACAACAAGACCTACTTCAACGGCCAAGCCGGCGCGTTCTACGGCCACAATGCCCCGCTCGTCAATGCCTGCCGCAAGCCCGGCGAGTGGCAAGCCTACGACATTATCTTCCACGCCCCCAAGCAGCTCCCCGATGGGAAGGTTCAGCCCGGCTCGTTTACCGTGCTCCACAACGGGGTCTTGATCCAAGACAACATTCCGGTCACTGGCGAGCCCACGACCTCGGCGCCGCTCAAGGGGATCGCCGCCAAAGGACCGCTCTACCTACAGGACCACGGCAACCCCGTGCGCTTCCGTAATATCTGGGTCCGCCCCCTCTAG
- a CDS encoding MerR family transcriptional regulator produces MTMREIARECDIPESTLRVWRDEFEAFLPAVGEGKRRRYSEASQELLRQLVAWKKVGMPAEQIRGELARRNTPQARVRRRTGESQLDEVLALLRAQASELAALRAEVGELRRVLGQHAKPPRFMG; encoded by the coding sequence ATGACAATGCGCGAAATCGCAAGAGAATGTGATATCCCAGAAAGCACGCTGCGCGTCTGGCGGGATGAGTTTGAGGCGTTTTTACCCGCGGTGGGTGAAGGGAAGCGGCGGCGCTACTCCGAGGCGAGCCAGGAGCTCCTACGGCAGCTCGTGGCGTGGAAAAAAGTGGGGATGCCCGCCGAGCAGATTCGGGGCGAGCTGGCCCGGCGCAACACGCCCCAGGCACGCGTCCGACGACGGACCGGTGAGAGCCAGCTCGACGAGGTGCTAGCGCTCCTACGTGCTCAAGCATCGGAGCTCGCGGCACTGCGAGCCGAAGTCGGGGAGCTACGGCGCGTGCTGGGGCAGCACGCCAAGCCCCCTCGCTTTATGGGCTAG
- a CDS encoding non-ribosomal peptide synthetase has product MLYSAVLHAIQRHPRRLALRDAHLALTFAELRDAIAIVASALPDLAPGSPVAILSPTDTLSIVGALAVLSRGYYYVPLSPTSPPAYLAQLQQQVGFEVALVGDGVTASLPVDIPAIPLALTGGATVLPINTREPSSGAALFFTSGTTGTPKGVLYTDSQLCFDAARQQRALSLYEHDAFDLQFAGWFSASVACVYPALLSGASLHLYDIAAEGVTALPDWLRQRQITISNMVTSVFRQLTQQLSPEETFPTLRLLSLSAELVTPQDIVLFDQFFPAPTTLQVAYASSEARTITQWLFRHGEPIPPTMVPLGTAVEGKRVLIVDPGGKTIAPRALGEICVQSAHIPEGYFGHEHSPVHRVSTEGVQFATGDLGFVDDDGTLWLTGRKDRLLKINGVRIQPEVIEQAANALAGIQEGYAIEHEQAGLVLFYTHAKSALERIPPDEVLSQLQAVLPDYLVPKTAILLNEIPRTPNGKADLLALRTLALPSEPSDPPQTPDERQLAELWERVLGCPVPSRNVSFFALGGTSLQAAHVMSLIQKQWGMVLPVQVLIGAPTLQALALFVSTPTSWSCLVPLQPEGSLPPLFCVHALGANVLNYRLLALALGKDQPLYGLQASGLNPTEAPHRSVEVMAAAYISEIRGVQPKGPYYLAGGSSGGIIAYEMAQQLLQSGEEVAVVVLIDTYHLQRSWLSRWGYFLRLVGRLTHEPTTRRTKYITCRNWLALSRYRPCPLAARVVQLLACPVDAPGSASDSRLAWGQLVTSGFQVVPFVGTHAEMLNLPTVDTVAEQLRACLAEAHQHASP; this is encoded by the coding sequence ATGTTGTATTCCGCAGTGCTTCACGCAATTCAGCGTCATCCGCGACGTCTCGCGCTGCGGGATGCCCACCTCGCACTTACCTTTGCGGAGCTGAGAGACGCCATCGCGATCGTGGCGAGTGCACTCCCTGACCTTGCGCCGGGGTCACCTGTCGCAATTCTCTCCCCAACGGATACCCTATCGATTGTCGGGGCGCTTGCGGTCCTGAGCCGGGGGTACTACTATGTCCCTCTCTCGCCCACGTCGCCGCCAGCCTATCTGGCGCAGCTCCAGCAGCAGGTTGGGTTTGAGGTTGCGCTAGTCGGGGACGGCGTAACAGCGAGTCTGCCGGTAGATATCCCGGCCATCCCTCTTGCGCTCACGGGCGGGGCCACCGTCCTGCCAATAAACACGCGGGAGCCTAGCTCGGGTGCCGCGCTGTTTTTCACCTCGGGGACCACGGGCACTCCCAAGGGGGTTCTCTACACCGACAGCCAGCTCTGCTTTGACGCCGCCCGGCAGCAGCGAGCCCTCTCTCTCTACGAGCACGATGCCTTTGATCTCCAGTTTGCAGGCTGGTTCAGTGCCTCGGTCGCCTGTGTCTACCCCGCGCTCCTGAGCGGTGCCAGCCTCCACCTCTACGATATTGCAGCGGAGGGTGTAACTGCGCTTCCCGACTGGCTTAGACAGAGACAGATCACTATCTCCAACATGGTGACCAGTGTCTTTCGTCAGCTTACCCAGCAGCTCAGCCCCGAAGAGACATTCCCGACGCTACGACTCCTCAGCCTCAGCGCCGAGCTAGTCACCCCACAAGATATCGTCCTCTTCGACCAGTTTTTCCCCGCACCGACCACCCTCCAAGTGGCGTACGCCAGCTCCGAGGCGCGCACGATCACGCAGTGGCTCTTTCGCCACGGCGAGCCGATCCCACCCACCATGGTCCCGCTGGGCACCGCCGTTGAAGGCAAGCGCGTACTAATTGTCGATCCCGGGGGCAAGACCATTGCTCCCCGTGCGCTCGGGGAGATCTGTGTCCAGAGCGCCCATATCCCAGAGGGCTACTTTGGCCACGAGCACTCCCCTGTGCACCGAGTCTCTACAGAGGGGGTCCAGTTTGCGACGGGCGACCTTGGTTTTGTCGATGACGACGGAACACTCTGGCTTACGGGCCGCAAAGACAGGCTCCTCAAGATTAATGGCGTGCGCATCCAGCCCGAGGTCATCGAGCAAGCCGCAAATGCACTCGCTGGGATTCAGGAGGGCTATGCTATCGAGCACGAGCAAGCAGGGCTCGTCCTGTTCTATACCCACGCCAAGTCCGCGCTAGAAAGGATTCCGCCTGACGAGGTGCTCTCCCAGCTACAAGCCGTCCTGCCCGACTATCTCGTTCCCAAGACGGCGATCTTACTAAACGAGATCCCCCGAACCCCAAATGGCAAGGCTGATCTGCTCGCCCTGCGGACCCTCGCCCTGCCCTCGGAGCCGTCTGATCCTCCCCAGACGCCCGACGAGCGACAGCTGGCGGAGCTCTGGGAGCGGGTCTTGGGCTGTCCCGTGCCCTCACGCAACGTCTCGTTCTTTGCGCTTGGTGGGACATCGTTGCAGGCGGCGCACGTCATGAGCCTCATCCAGAAGCAGTGGGGGATGGTGCTTCCTGTCCAGGTTTTGATTGGTGCACCGACTCTCCAGGCTCTTGCGCTTTTTGTCTCGACACCGACAAGCTGGTCTTGTTTAGTGCCCCTCCAGCCGGAGGGAAGCCTCCCCCCTCTGTTCTGTGTCCATGCACTTGGTGCCAATGTGCTCAACTACCGACTCTTGGCGCTGGCATTAGGCAAGGACCAACCACTCTACGGCCTTCAGGCGAGCGGTCTCAATCCAACAGAGGCCCCCCACCGGAGTGTGGAAGTGATGGCTGCGGCCTATATCTCGGAGATTCGGGGTGTCCAGCCGAAGGGGCCGTATTACTTGGCGGGGGGATCGTCGGGGGGGATTATCGCCTACGAGATGGCCCAGCAGCTCCTGCAGTCGGGAGAAGAGGTCGCCGTCGTGGTCTTGATCGATACCTACCACCTTCAGCGCTCTTGGCTCTCCCGGTGGGGCTATTTTCTTCGGCTCGTGGGCAGGCTCACTCACGAGCCTACCACGCGACGGACCAAGTACATCACGTGCCGGAACTGGCTGGCGCTAAGCCGCTACCGCCCTTGCCCGCTCGCCGCGCGGGTTGTCCAGCTCCTTGCTTGCCCCGTCGATGCCCCAGGCTCCGCAAGCGACTCACGCCTCGCGTGGGGACAGCTCGTCACCAGTGGCTTTCAGGTCGTTCCTTTTGTGGGCACGCACGCAGAGATGCTGAACCTGCCGACGGTCGACACTGTCGCCGAGCAGCTCCGTGCCTGCCTCGCTGAGGCGCACCAGCACGCTAGCCCATAA
- the acnA gene encoding aconitate hydratase AcnA, which produces MFDVIREFTYAGGKTGKYCSLPELEKLGIGPVSKLPVSIRIVLESVLRNCDGMRVADSDVKTLANWAATGERTAEIPFVVARVVLQDFTGVPLLVDLAAMRDAAAKLGKNPKIIEPLVPVDLVVDHSVQVDVSESADALQKNMEIEFARNEQRYQFLKWGMQAFETFSVVPPGIGIVHQVNLEYLAKGVLVDGEGVFYPDTLVGTDSHTTMINGLGIVGWGVGGIEAEAGMLGQPVYFLTPDVVGVTLTGSLNPGVTATDLVLTLTELLRAAKVVGKFVEFHGEGAASLSLTDRATIANMAPEYGATMGFFPVDEESCRYLTNTGRTEEQVDAFRQYFKAQGLFGMPAAGALEYSQLLTLDLSTVVPSVAGPKRPQDRIALTDVKEKFGELVAENTKYTILPMAGSPASDRKLEMESLSNGDVVIAAITSCTNTSNPSVMLAAGLVAKKAVEKGLTVRETVKTSLGPGSRVVTDYLNKTGLQSYLDTLGFQTVGYGCTTCIGNSGPLDAAIEKTIVENNLTVAAVLSGNRNFEARVHQNVKANFLMSPPLVVAYALAGSVSIDLTTAPIGTGSDGNSVYLKDIWPTPAEVAALIGSAEDPAVFQTLYSGFAEQNPLWQEISSSTGDLYAWDENSTYIQHPPYFENFGPDAGVAADVLGARPLAILGDSVTTDHISPAGAIKASSPAGRYLVEHGVEAADFNSYGSRRGNDRVMVRGTFANVRIKNQMVPGVEGGITKINGAGEPVAIYDAAMEYKAAGVPLVILAGQEYGTGSSRDWAAKGTALQGVKAVIAQSFERIHRSNLVGMGVLPCQFPEGVSAATLGLDGTETFDLTGVAGGITPRMGLTLTITKADGTKIEQPVTLRIDTPIEVEYYLHGGILPYVLRQLVARA; this is translated from the coding sequence ATGTTTGATGTGATTCGTGAGTTCACGTATGCCGGCGGTAAGACCGGCAAGTATTGCTCGTTGCCGGAGCTGGAGAAGCTCGGGATTGGCCCCGTGTCGAAGCTGCCGGTCTCGATCCGCATCGTGCTGGAGTCGGTGCTGCGTAACTGCGACGGTATGCGGGTCGCGGATTCCGATGTCAAGACCCTGGCGAACTGGGCCGCGACCGGCGAGCGTACGGCGGAGATTCCGTTTGTGGTCGCCCGTGTCGTGCTTCAGGACTTCACCGGGGTGCCGCTTCTGGTCGATCTGGCCGCGATGCGCGATGCCGCCGCCAAGCTGGGCAAGAACCCCAAGATTATCGAGCCGCTCGTGCCGGTGGACCTAGTCGTGGACCACTCCGTTCAGGTCGATGTGAGCGAGAGCGCCGATGCCCTTCAGAAGAACATGGAGATCGAGTTCGCCCGCAACGAGCAGCGCTACCAGTTCCTGAAGTGGGGCATGCAGGCCTTTGAGACGTTCTCGGTGGTGCCACCCGGAATCGGGATCGTGCACCAGGTGAACCTGGAGTATCTCGCCAAGGGCGTCTTGGTCGATGGCGAGGGCGTCTTCTACCCCGATACTCTCGTGGGCACGGACTCGCACACGACCATGATCAACGGCCTCGGCATTGTCGGCTGGGGTGTCGGGGGGATCGAGGCCGAGGCGGGCATGCTGGGCCAGCCGGTCTACTTCCTGACGCCCGATGTGGTCGGCGTGACGCTCACCGGCTCGCTCAACCCCGGTGTGACGGCAACGGACCTGGTGCTGACCCTCACCGAGCTGCTCCGTGCGGCCAAGGTGGTCGGCAAGTTTGTGGAGTTCCACGGCGAGGGCGCGGCGTCGCTGAGCCTCACCGACCGCGCGACGATCGCGAACATGGCCCCCGAGTACGGCGCGACCATGGGCTTCTTCCCCGTGGACGAGGAGTCGTGCCGCTACCTGACCAACACCGGCCGCACGGAAGAGCAAGTGGATGCATTCCGCCAGTACTTCAAGGCGCAAGGGCTCTTTGGGATGCCCGCCGCCGGTGCACTGGAGTACAGCCAGCTACTCACGCTGGACCTCAGCACGGTTGTTCCCAGTGTCGCCGGGCCGAAGCGTCCCCAGGACCGCATCGCCCTCACCGATGTCAAGGAGAAGTTCGGCGAGCTGGTCGCCGAGAACACCAAGTACACAATCCTCCCCATGGCCGGCTCCCCCGCCTCCGACCGCAAGCTGGAGATGGAGTCGCTCTCCAATGGCGATGTGGTGATCGCGGCGATCACGAGCTGTACCAATACCTCCAACCCGAGCGTCATGCTGGCCGCGGGCCTGGTGGCCAAGAAGGCGGTCGAGAAGGGCCTGACGGTTCGCGAGACCGTGAAAACCTCGCTTGGGCCGGGCTCACGCGTCGTGACCGACTACCTCAACAAGACCGGGCTCCAGAGCTACTTGGACACGCTGGGTTTCCAGACGGTGGGCTACGGCTGTACGACCTGTATCGGCAACTCCGGCCCGCTCGATGCGGCGATTGAGAAGACGATTGTCGAGAACAACCTGACCGTGGCCGCGGTGCTCTCGGGGAACCGCAACTTCGAGGCGCGTGTGCACCAGAATGTCAAGGCGAACTTCCTGATGTCCCCGCCGCTTGTCGTGGCCTACGCACTGGCAGGCTCGGTGAGCATCGACCTGACCACGGCTCCTATCGGCACGGGCAGCGATGGCAACTCGGTCTATCTGAAGGACATCTGGCCGACTCCCGCCGAAGTGGCCGCGCTGATTGGCTCCGCGGAGGACCCGGCGGTGTTCCAGACCCTCTACTCCGGCTTTGCGGAGCAGAACCCGCTCTGGCAGGAGATCTCGTCGAGCACCGGCGACCTCTACGCCTGGGACGAGAACTCGACCTATATCCAGCACCCGCCGTACTTCGAGAACTTCGGGCCGGATGCCGGTGTGGCCGCCGATGTGCTGGGCGCACGTCCCCTCGCGATTCTCGGCGACTCGGTGACCACGGACCATATCTCCCCCGCCGGTGCGATCAAGGCCAGCTCCCCTGCCGGCCGCTACCTGGTGGAGCACGGGGTCGAGGCGGCGGACTTCAATAGCTACGGCTCGCGCCGTGGCAACGACCGGGTGATGGTGCGCGGAACTTTTGCCAATGTCCGCATCAAGAACCAGATGGTGCCTGGTGTGGAGGGTGGCATCACCAAGATCAATGGCGCGGGCGAGCCCGTGGCGATCTACGATGCGGCGATGGAGTACAAGGCCGCGGGCGTTCCGCTCGTCATTCTGGCGGGTCAGGAATACGGCACCGGCTCCAGCCGCGACTGGGCGGCCAAGGGCACGGCGCTCCAGGGTGTCAAGGCCGTGATCGCGCAGAGCTTCGAGCGCATCCACCGCAGCAACCTGGTGGGAATGGGCGTCCTCCCCTGCCAGTTCCCCGAGGGCGTCAGCGCCGCGACGCTGGGCCTCGACGGCACGGAGACCTTCGACCTGACGGGAGTCGCCGGGGGAATCACCCCGCGCATGGGCCTGACCCTGACGATCACCAAGGCCGATGGCACCAAGATCGAGCAGCCCGTCACGCTGCGGATCGACACGCCCATCGAGGTGGAGTACTACCTCCACGGCGGGATTCTTCCCTACGTCCTGCGCCAATTGGTGGCACGGGCGTAA
- a CDS encoding ATP-grasp domain-containing protein produces the protein MPRIAFIVANAQGAPSSPSATAAAQGFSHFGYEISLVTREALKTAPLSAETVVVGGVDTVLDALARLGIAPQHITLPVPLRGFACRRVWESTVGEVLESSDFPVFVKPLLDNKTFTGQVVTSPDALEALILSRPNQPTLPSDFPLLCQEPVHFLSEWRCFVIRGAVVGTFHYRGHPLTFPDPATITACLSAYPDAPAGYSADFGVLESGQTALVELNDGYALGHGGLIGSAYAELLRARWEELTHAKNAFIP, from the coding sequence GTGCCTCGAATCGCCTTTATAGTCGCCAATGCCCAGGGCGCTCCCAGTAGCCCCAGCGCCACCGCCGCCGCGCAGGGTTTTTCTCACTTCGGCTACGAGATCAGCCTCGTCACACGCGAGGCGCTCAAGACCGCACCCCTCTCCGCCGAGACCGTCGTTGTGGGCGGTGTCGATACCGTCCTGGATGCACTCGCCCGCCTCGGGATCGCTCCGCAGCACATCACGCTCCCAGTTCCCTTGCGCGGCTTTGCCTGCCGCCGGGTCTGGGAGTCCACGGTCGGGGAGGTGCTGGAGTCGTCTGACTTTCCCGTCTTTGTCAAGCCCCTACTCGACAACAAGACCTTCACGGGGCAGGTTGTGACCAGCCCCGATGCGCTGGAGGCGCTGATTCTCTCCCGCCCGAACCAGCCCACGCTCCCGAGCGACTTTCCGCTGCTGTGCCAAGAGCCCGTGCACTTTCTCTCCGAGTGGCGCTGCTTTGTGATCCGCGGCGCGGTAGTCGGCACCTTCCACTACCGTGGTCATCCCCTAACCTTCCCCGATCCTGCGACCATCACCGCCTGCCTGAGCGCCTACCCCGATGCCCCCGCGGGCTACAGCGCCGACTTCGGGGTGCTAGAGTCCGGCCAGACCGCGCTGGTGGAGCTCAACGACGGCTACGCGCTGGGCCACGGCGGGCTGATCGGCAGCGCCTACGCCGAGCTGCTCCGTGCCCGCTGGGAAGAGCTTACTCATGCAAAAAATGCATTCATTCCATGA